One window of Flavobacteriales bacterium genomic DNA carries:
- a CDS encoding Omp28-related outer membrane protein yields MKKFFSLILFLPTLVHGQALVATSPEDRTALLEDYTGIHCVNCPDGHVIMASIAAANPGLVSLVGIHAGGFAVPSGTEPDFRTPEGNALNSFYGVSGYPSGVINRHAFTGGTVRNRGYWVSDVAEILALPSPVNVGVESSYDAGSQQLTVHVQLYYTSDSPGGDDHISVLVTEDHIIGPQTGGSVPYDHMHVLRDYLTDIWGEAVSTTTTGTAVDRTYTMTVPAAWNIANCEVTAFVGEYQSDVYQARTVAADGGQTLVAGSLGEVTDPYQGGASASTSTFTTGLFNQVGNSADYMINLTSTDAPASWGTAVQVDGNPVANGATFTAGDGATAQIAVQITPDATPGVGNYLITITSVDFPDAALMQQEVHVISGVHDLIVTNPEAEPWKALYTASMVQAGELAFAHATREQFTKFGQANALGGVLNVYRNVSWTFPSLTNDEVAVLTDFMDNGGNLMIAGQDIGWDQSGATGSYGTPTTQAFYASHMLATFFADGSTSNSVVDFTDADPVFGGLPNATVADVFAGNTYPDQITPITPATGILTYNTGSLIGGLRAQTANYKLVYFGVGPEQMADAATGRMMIQLSHDWFYGTVGVSEFDAAIGSMGQAYPVPADGQLTIPVSGLQHNATLEVFDATGRSVFEQNTSNNGGKIVLNTSGLSDGVYSYRLRTANSTGTARSFVVSH; encoded by the coding sequence ATGAAAAAATTCTTCTCCCTCATTCTGTTCCTGCCCACCCTCGTTCACGGCCAGGCCTTGGTCGCCACATCGCCCGAGGATCGCACCGCGCTGCTGGAGGACTATACGGGCATCCATTGTGTGAACTGCCCAGACGGACATGTCATCATGGCTTCCATCGCCGCAGCTAATCCGGGACTGGTCTCCTTGGTGGGCATCCATGCCGGCGGCTTTGCCGTGCCCAGCGGAACGGAACCCGACTTCCGCACTCCGGAAGGCAATGCGCTGAACTCCTTCTACGGGGTTTCCGGCTATCCATCAGGGGTGATCAACCGGCATGCCTTCACTGGTGGTACCGTCCGGAACCGTGGCTATTGGGTGAGCGATGTGGCGGAGATCCTCGCGCTCCCCAGCCCCGTCAACGTGGGCGTGGAAAGCAGCTACGACGCGGGCAGCCAGCAACTAACGGTCCATGTGCAGCTGTACTACACCAGCGACAGCCCCGGAGGAGATGACCATATTTCAGTGTTGGTCACCGAAGATCATATCATAGGTCCCCAAACGGGAGGTTCGGTCCCCTACGACCACATGCATGTGCTTCGGGACTACCTCACCGACATCTGGGGCGAGGCCGTGAGCACCACTACCACGGGCACCGCCGTGGATCGCACATACACCATGACCGTTCCGGCGGCATGGAACATCGCCAACTGCGAGGTCACCGCCTTCGTGGGTGAATACCAGAGCGACGTGTACCAGGCCCGGACCGTTGCGGCGGACGGGGGACAGACACTGGTCGCGGGTTCGCTCGGCGAAGTCACCGATCCGTATCAGGGCGGAGCAAGCGCGTCCACATCGACCTTTACTACCGGCCTGTTCAACCAAGTGGGCAACAGCGCTGATTACATGATCAACCTCACCAGCACCGATGCCCCGGCCTCTTGGGGGACCGCCGTGCAGGTGGACGGGAACCCGGTCGCCAACGGGGCCACGTTCACAGCGGGCGATGGCGCCACGGCCCAGATCGCCGTACAGATCACCCCGGACGCCACGCCCGGCGTCGGCAACTACCTGATCACCATCACCTCCGTCGACTTCCCCGATGCCGCGTTGATGCAGCAGGAGGTCCATGTGATCAGCGGTGTGCATGACCTGATCGTGACCAACCCGGAGGCCGAGCCTTGGAAGGCGCTTTACACGGCGTCCATGGTGCAGGCCGGAGAACTCGCATTCGCCCATGCCACGCGCGAACAGTTCACCAAATTCGGCCAGGCCAATGCCCTCGGCGGTGTGCTCAACGTGTATCGCAATGTGAGCTGGACCTTCCCCAGCCTGACCAATGACGAGGTGGCGGTGCTCACGGACTTCATGGACAACGGGGGCAACCTGATGATCGCCGGGCAGGACATCGGCTGGGACCAGAGCGGTGCAACCGGCTCTTATGGCACGCCCACCACACAGGCATTCTACGCCAGCCACATGCTCGCAACCTTCTTCGCGGACGGCAGCACCTCGAACAGCGTGGTGGATTTCACCGACGCGGACCCCGTGTTCGGAGGGCTTCCGAACGCGACAGTAGCCGATGTATTCGCCGGTAACACCTATCCGGACCAGATCACCCCGATCACCCCAGCCACGGGCATCCTTACATACAACACCGGTTCGCTCATTGGTGGCCTTCGCGCGCAGACGGCCAACTACAAACTGGTGTATTTCGGCGTGGGGCCCGAGCAGATGGCCGATGCCGCCACCGGCCGGATGATGATCCAACTGAGCCACGACTGGTTCTACGGGACCGTGGGCGTATCGGAATTCGATGCCGCCATCGGATCCATGGGCCAGGCTTATCCCGTGCCCGCCGACGGGCAGCTCACTATTCCCGTGAGCGGCCTGCAGCACAATGCCACCTTGGAGGTCTTCGATGCCACGGGCCGTTCCGTGTTCGAGCAGAACACCTCGAACAACGGAGGCAAGATCGTCCTCAACACCAGCGGGCTTTCCGATGGTGTGTACAGCTACCGGCTCCGCACGGCCAACTCCACAGGTACCGCCAGGTCCTTTGTGGTTTCACATTAA
- a CDS encoding T9SS type A sorting domain-containing protein produces the protein MDNISLIVTPACPDPSALSATSLTSSGANLGWTENGSATAWDLEIGTTGFTPSGTPTDNAGTNPYTWAAGTPNTGYEFYVRADCGMDLSAWVGPYGFTTLAVPPANDNCGGAYGLTVNPDLACGTVTAGTIAAATASPESAAACSGTEDDDVWFSFVATATSHTISIINITGSTTDLYHSVWEGGCGSLTLVPGTCSDPNSSTPSGLSIGNTYFLRVYSWTSTPGQTSSFDVCIGTPPPPPANDLCANAIPVGANSVTPGTTVLGTTTGNPGYCDYSLSTAPGVWYTVQGINGMMTADVCGAGWDTRIGIFTGSCGALTCLQGDDDGCGLQSTTTWLGLIGTTYYIYVTGYSTNTGTFNLTLSSVPGNSVVVAINTDASPSEIGWELTDASNITIATGGPSAISGLDQQTVLLDALPASACYGFTLTDSYGDGIIGGNWQLKTMDGKVLVGDDFDGGGNSPSLTPAYAPYTEHTFCLPPGPANIANKSCGILNFSMNSYVYCRNVAGAGNYQFEFSNPDAGYIRRIAVNTNKVRFNQMNTSPLTPGVKYFVRVRTNDAGPLASAHFGAGCEVAISSTVPCTELISAPTYGHSCDENRTFNTNNSFIYATPVVGATEYQFRIFIPSEGYDETFIRSTYILQLKWNNHPPMVNGSTYNVQVNVKVGATYSGFCGNTCTITIDNAPRPDASMEQANGTATMWPNPVRESQVNLSIDGIQDADQQITVDIQDIYGKQVFAKAFGNSGERFTTILDLPGDIASGVYMVNITVNGKKTVQRLSIIK, from the coding sequence GTGGACAACATCAGCTTGATCGTAACGCCTGCTTGCCCTGATCCGAGCGCACTCAGCGCGACCAGCTTGACCTCTTCGGGTGCAAACCTAGGTTGGACGGAGAATGGAAGCGCCACGGCATGGGATCTGGAGATCGGCACGACCGGTTTCACACCCAGCGGAACGCCTACGGACAATGCTGGCACCAACCCATACACATGGGCAGCCGGTACGCCGAATACAGGCTATGAATTCTACGTACGTGCCGATTGCGGCATGGACCTGAGCGCTTGGGTCGGACCTTACGGCTTCACCACGCTAGCTGTGCCTCCGGCCAATGACAACTGTGGTGGTGCGTACGGGCTGACCGTGAACCCGGACCTCGCTTGCGGCACGGTCACTGCCGGTACGATCGCTGCTGCCACGGCATCGCCCGAGAGTGCCGCAGCATGCTCTGGCACGGAAGACGATGATGTGTGGTTCTCGTTCGTGGCGACAGCCACTTCACACACCATCAGTATCATCAATATCACAGGTAGTACGACAGACCTCTACCACAGCGTGTGGGAAGGTGGTTGCGGATCGCTCACCTTGGTACCTGGTACCTGTAGTGACCCCAATTCCAGTACCCCAAGTGGTCTGTCCATCGGTAACACGTACTTCTTGCGTGTCTACAGCTGGACTTCGACCCCAGGGCAGACCTCGAGCTTCGATGTCTGCATCGGTACACCTCCTCCGCCACCTGCGAACGACCTGTGCGCGAACGCGATCCCAGTGGGTGCGAACTCAGTGACCCCGGGCACGACCGTTCTCGGCACGACCACCGGCAACCCCGGCTACTGCGACTATAGCCTGAGCACGGCACCGGGCGTATGGTACACCGTGCAAGGGATCAACGGCATGATGACCGCCGACGTCTGCGGCGCCGGCTGGGACACCCGGATCGGCATCTTCACCGGCAGTTGCGGCGCATTGACCTGCCTGCAGGGCGACGATGACGGCTGCGGGTTGCAAAGCACCACCACTTGGCTGGGCCTGATCGGCACCACCTACTACATCTATGTCACCGGCTACTCGACCAATACCGGTACGTTCAACCTGACGCTGAGCAGCGTGCCCGGCAACTCCGTGGTGGTGGCCATCAACACCGATGCCAGCCCGAGCGAGATCGGGTGGGAGCTCACCGATGCGAGCAATATCACGATCGCCACCGGTGGACCTTCCGCTATCAGCGGTTTGGACCAGCAAACCGTCCTCTTGGACGCGCTGCCTGCCTCCGCCTGCTACGGCTTCACGCTGACGGACAGCTACGGTGACGGCATCATCGGCGGCAACTGGCAGCTCAAGACCATGGACGGCAAGGTACTGGTGGGCGATGATTTCGATGGCGGAGGTAATTCGCCTTCCCTCACCCCGGCCTACGCACCTTACACGGAGCACACTTTCTGCCTGCCTCCGGGCCCGGCCAATATCGCGAACAAGTCCTGCGGGATCCTCAACTTCAGCATGAACAGCTACGTGTATTGCCGCAACGTGGCCGGAGCGGGCAACTACCAGTTCGAGTTCTCCAACCCCGATGCAGGCTACATCCGCCGCATCGCGGTGAACACCAACAAGGTGCGCTTCAACCAGATGAACACCAGCCCGCTGACACCTGGCGTGAAGTACTTCGTCCGTGTCCGCACCAACGACGCCGGCCCCTTGGCCAGCGCCCACTTCGGCGCGGGTTGCGAAGTGGCCATATCGTCGACGGTGCCTTGTACGGAGCTGATCAGCGCTCCCACCTACGGGCATTCCTGCGACGAGAACCGCACCTTCAACACCAACAACAGCTTCATCTATGCCACGCCGGTGGTGGGTGCGACGGAGTACCAGTTCCGCATCTTTATCCCCAGCGAGGGCTATGATGAGACCTTTATCCGCAGCACCTACATCCTGCAGTTGAAGTGGAACAACCATCCTCCGATGGTGAACGGCTCCACATACAACGTGCAAGTGAACGTGAAAGTCGGCGCCACCTACAGCGGCTTCTGCGGCAATACCTGCACGATCACCATCGACAACGCCCCCCGCCCGGATGCCAGCATGGAGCAGGCCAATGGAACAGCGACGATGTGGCCGAACCCGGTGCGTGAAAGTCAGGTCAACCTGAGCATCGACGGTATCCAGGACGCGGACCAACAGATCACCGTGGACATCCAGGACATCTACGGCAAGCAGGTCTTCGCCAAGGCGTTCGGGAACAGCGGTGAGCGATTCACCACCATCCTCGACCTGCCGGGCGACATCGCCAGCGGGGTCTATATGGTCAACATCACCGTCAACGGGAAGAAGACCGTCCAGCGGTTGAGCATCATCAAGTAG
- a CDS encoding T9SS type A sorting domain-containing protein: protein MILTSLKLRSLQISFLFLAFFVASGPLQAQDVIPTSVDVQLIEGASSNQLLVQIKTHSTAGFGGVLSALTLTIRYDNASGAALGGGATFCNGWSAFTPSPVVVDGGIAYRTYNGFGLTRLDADAFDNGCETTIAPETWFTITTIPVAGGGCTAFTLGNDAFTTANNRDFFISMGGEEVTGAVISGAVNGGVCTLDCLGVPGGTAIIGSSCDDGNANTGNDVYDANCDCVGQLNDCLGVPGGTATIGSSCDDGNANTGNDVYDANCDCVGQLNDCLGVPGGTATIGSSCDDGNANTGNDVYDANCDCVGSLNDCLGVPGGTATIGSSCDDGNANTGNDVYDANCDCVGSLNDCLGVPGGTATIGSSCDDGNANTGNDVYDANCDCVGQLNDCLGVPGGTATIGSSCDDGNANTGNDVYDANCDCVGQLNDCLGVPGGTATIGSSCDDGNANTGNDVYDANCDCVGQLNDCLGVPGGTATIGSSCDDGNANTGNDVYDANCDCVGQLNDCLGVPGGTATIGSSCDDGNANTGNDVYDANCDCVGQLNDCLGVPGGTATIGSSCDDGNANTGNDVYDANCDCVGQLNDCLGVPGGTATIGSSCDDGNANTGNDVYDANCDCVGSLNDCLGVPGGTATIGSSCDDGNANTGNDVYDANCDCVGQLNDCLGVPGGTATIGSSCDDGNANTGNDVYDANCDCVGQLNDCLGVPGGTATIGSSCDDGNANTGNDVYDANCDCVGQLNDCLGVPGGTATIGSSCDDGNANTGNDVYDANCDCVGSLNDCLGVPGGTATIGSSCDDGNANTGNDVYDANCDCVGSLNDCLGVPGGTATIGSSCDDGNANTGNDVYDANCDCVGSLNDCLGVPGGTATIGSSCDDGNANTGNDVYDANCDCVGQLNDCLGVPGGTATIGSSCDDGNANTGNDVYDANCDCVGQLNDCLGVPGGTATIGSSCDDGNANTGNDVYDANCDCVGQLNDCLGVPGGTATIGSSCDDGNANTGNDVYDANCDCVGSLNDCLGVPGGTATIGSSCDDGNANTGNDVYDANCDCVGQLNDCLGVPGGTATIGSSCDDGNANTGNDVYDANCDCVGQLNDCLGVPGGTATIGSSCDDGNANTGNDVYDANCDCVGQLNDCLGVPGGTATIGSSCDDGNANTGNDVYDANCDCVGQLNDCLGVPGGTATIGSSCDDGNANTGNDVYDANCDCVGQLNDCLGVPGGTATIGSSCDDGNANTGNDVYDANCDCVGQLNDCLGVPGGTATIGSSCDDGNANTGNDVYDANCDCVGQLNDCLGVPGGTATIGSSCDDGNANTGNDVYDANCDCVGQPIGTLDCEGVLDGPALPGTACDDENASTTNDTWSANCTCLGTPVGPCSGDQVVVAINTDGNPDQLTWEITDESNVVIAAGGPAAVENNMLVSEVACLGAAPASACYGFRLYDSFGDGISGGNWQLRTMDDKVLLGDDFPNGGDSPSLTPAYAGYTEHSFCLPPGPAQIANKSCDIFNYTMNSYVYCRDVAGATSYQFEFSDPDAGFIRRIAVNTNKVRFNQMNTSPLTPGVKYFVRARTNDAGPMASAHFSTGCEVGMSVPFSVTCSELISAPTYGHSCNESRAFNTNNSFIYATPVVGATEYQFRISIPGEGYDETFIRSTYILQLKWNNHPPMVNGSTYNVQVNVKVGTLYSGFCGDVCTITIDNSGNRPEAGMAQTAGTATMWPNPVREGQVNLTIDGIRDAEQNITVDIQDIYGKQVFAKEFGNSGEHFTTILDLPGDIASGVYMVNIVVNGQHSVQRLSIIK, encoded by the coding sequence ATGATATTGACTTCACTAAAGCTCCGCTCGCTTCAGATCTCCTTTCTGTTCCTTGCATTTTTCGTCGCATCCGGGCCGCTCCAGGCCCAGGACGTCATCCCTACATCCGTGGATGTGCAACTGATAGAAGGAGCGTCTTCGAACCAGCTCTTGGTCCAGATAAAAACACACAGCACTGCGGGTTTCGGCGGAGTTCTGAGCGCACTCACCTTGACCATCCGCTATGACAACGCATCCGGTGCGGCATTGGGCGGCGGAGCAACCTTCTGCAACGGTTGGAGCGCGTTCACTCCTTCCCCGGTGGTCGTGGACGGCGGGATCGCCTACCGCACCTATAACGGGTTCGGCCTCACCCGGCTGGACGCTGACGCATTTGATAATGGATGCGAGACCACCATTGCGCCGGAAACCTGGTTCACCATCACCACGATCCCCGTGGCGGGAGGCGGCTGCACGGCCTTCACCTTGGGCAATGACGCCTTCACCACCGCCAACAACCGCGATTTCTTCATTTCCATGGGGGGCGAAGAAGTTACCGGGGCGGTGATCAGCGGAGCCGTTAACGGTGGGGTCTGCACACTGGACTGCCTCGGCGTACCCGGCGGAACAGCCATCATCGGATCTTCCTGCGATGACGGCAACGCCAACACCGGCAACGATGTCTACGACGCCAACTGCGATTGCGTCGGGCAACTGAACGACTGCCTCGGCGTACCCGGCGGAACAGCCACCATCGGTTCTTCCTGCGATGACGGCAACGCCAACACCGGCAACGATGTATACGATGCCAACTGCGACTGCGTCGGACAACTGAACGACTGCCTCGGCGTACCCGGCGGAACAGCCACCATCGGTTCTTCCTGCGATGACGGCAACGCAAACACAGGCAACGATGTATACGATGCCAACTGCGACTGCGTCGGTTCCCTGAACGACTGCCTCGGCGTACCCGGCGGAACAGCCACCATCGGTTCTTCCTGCGATGACGGCAACGCCAACACCGGCAACGATGTATACGATGCCAACTGTGATTGCGTCGGTTCGCTGAACGACTGCCTCGGCGTACCCGGCGGAACAGCCACCATCGGCTCTTCCTGCGATGACGGCAACGCAAACACCGGCAACGATGTCTACGACGCCAACTGCGACTGCGTCGGACAACTGAACGACTGCCTCGGCGTACCCGGCGGAACAGCCACCATCGGTTCTTCCTGCGATGACGGCAACGCCAACACCGGCAACGATGTCTACGACGCCAACTGCGACTGCGTCGGACAACTGAACGACTGCCTCGGCGTACCCGGCGGAACCGCGACCATCGGATCCTCCTGCGATGACGGCAACGCAAACACCGGCAACGATGTCTACGACGCCAACTGTGATTGCGTCGGACAACTGAACGACTGCCTCGGCGTACCCGGCGGAACCGCGACCATCGGTTCTTCCTGCGATGACGGCAACGCAAACACCGGCAACGATGTATATGATGCCAACTGCGACTGCGTCGGACAACTGAACGACTGCCTCGGCGTACCCGGCGGAACAGCCACCATCGGTTCTTCCTGCGATGACGGCAACGCAAACACAGGCAACGATGTATACGATGCCAACTGCGACTGCGTCGGACAACTGAACGACTGCCTCGGCGTACCCGGCGGAACAGCCACCATCGGATCTTCCTGCGATGACGGCAACGCCAACACCGGCAACGATGTCTACGACGCCAACTGCGACTGCGTCGGACAACTGAACGACTGCCTCGGCGTACCCGGCGGAACCGCGACCATCGGATCCTCCTGCGATGACGGCAACGCCAACACCGGCAACGATGTATACGATGCCAACTGTGATTGCGTCGGTTCGCTGAACGACTGCCTCGGCGTACCGGGCGGAACGGCGACCATCGGCTCTTCCTGCGATGACGGCAACGCCAACACCGGCAACGATGTCTACGACGCCAACTGTGATTGCGTCGGACAACTGAACGACTGCCTCGGCGTACCCGGCGGAACAGCCACCATCGGATCTTCCTGCGATGACGGCAACGCCAACACCGGCAACGATGTCTACGACGCCAACTGCGACTGCGTCGGACAACTGAACGACTGCCTCGGCGTACCCGGCGGAACCGCGACCATCGGTTCTTCCTGCGATGACGGCAACGCAAACACCGGCAACGATGTATATGATGCCAACTGCGACTGCGTCGGACAACTGAACGACTGCCTCGGCGTACCCGGCGGAACAGCCACCATCGGTTCTTCCTGCGATGACGGCAACGCAAACACAGGCAACGATGTATACGATGCCAACTGCGACTGCGTCGGTTCCCTGAACGACTGCCTCGGCGTACCCGGCGGAACAGCCACCATCGGTTCTTCCTGCGATGACGGCAACGCCAACACCGGCAACGATGTATACGATGCCAACTGTGATTGCGTCGGTTCGCTGAACGACTGCCTCGGCGTACCCGGCGGAACAGCCACCATCGGCTCTTCCTGCGATGACGGCAACGCCAACACCGGCAACGATGTATACGATGCCAACTGTGATTGCGTCGGTTCGCTGAACGACTGCCTCGGCGTACCCGGCGGAACCGCGACCATCGGTTCTTCCTGCGATGACGGCAACGCCAACACCGGCAACGATGTATACGATGCCAACTGCGATTGCGTCGGGCAACTGAACGACTGCCTCGGCGTACCCGGCGGAACCGCGACCATCGGTTCTTCCTGCGATGACGGCAACGCCAACACCGGCAACGATGTATATGATGCCAACTGTGATTGCGTCGGGCAACTGAACGACTGCCTCGGCGTACCCGGCGGAACAGCCACCATCGGCTCTTCCTGCGATGACGGCAACGCCAACACCGGCAACGATGTATATGATGCCAACTGCGATTGCGTCGGGCAACTGAACGACTGCCTCGGCGTACCGGGCGGAACGGCCACCATCGGTTCTTCCTGCGATGACGGCAACGCCAACACCGGCAACGATGTATACGATGCCAACTGTGATTGCGTCGGTTCGCTGAACGACTGCCTCGGCGTACCCGGCGGAACGGCGACCATCGGTTCTTCCTGCGATGACGGCAACGCCAACACCGGCAACGATGTATATGATGCCAACTGCGACTGCGTCGGACAACTGAACGACTGCCTCGGCGTACCCGGCGGAACAGCCACCATCGGCTCTTCCTGCGATGACGGCAACGCCAACACCGGCAACGATGTATACGATGCCAACTGCGACTGCGTCGGGCAACTGAACGACTGCCTCGGCGTACCCGGCGGAACAGCCACCATCGGATCCTCCTGCGATGACGGCAACGCCAACACCGGCAACGATGTATATGATGCCAACTGCGACTGCGTCGGGCAACTGAACGACTGCCTCGGCGTACCCGGCGGAACAGCCACCATCGGATCTTCCTGCGATGACGGCAACGCCAACACCGGCAACGATGTCTACGACGCCAACTGCGACTGCGTCGGACAACTGAACGACTGCCTCGGCGTACCCGGCGGAACGGCGACCATCGGCTCTTCCTGCGATGACGGCAACGCCAACACCGGCAACGATGTATACGATGCCAACTGCGACTGCGTCGGGCAACTGAACGACTGCCTCGGCGTACCCGGCGGAACAGCCACCATCGGATCCTCCTGCGATGACGGCAACGCCAACACCGGCAACGATGTATATGATGCCAACTGCGACTGCGTCGGGCAACTGAACGACTGCCTCGGCGTACCCGGCGGAACAGCCACCATCGGATCTTCCTGCGATGACGGCAACGCCAACACCGGCAACGATGTCTACGACGCCAACTGCGACTGCGTCGGACAACTGAACGACTGCCTCGGCGTACCCGGCGGAACGGCGACCATCGGCTCTTCCTGCGATGACGGCAACGCCAACACCGGCAACGATGTATACGATGCCAACTGCGACTGCGTCGGACAACCTATCGGTACGTTGGACTGCGAAGGAGTGCTTGACGGACCAGCACTTCCCGGAACCGCGTGTGATGATGAAAATGCCTCGACGACCAACGACACATGGAGCGCTAATTGCACCTGCTTGGGGACTCCAGTGGGGCCGTGTTCTGGTGATCAGGTGGTCGTAGCGATCAACACCGACGGCAACCCGGACCAACTCACCTGGGAGATCACCGATGAGAGCAACGTCGTGATCGCCGCTGGAGGACCGGCCGCCGTTGAGAACAACATGCTGGTAAGTGAGGTCGCCTGCTTGGGAGCAGCACCCGCAAGTGCCTGCTATGGCTTCCGCCTCTACGACAGCTTCGGCGACGGCATCAGTGGCGGGAACTGGCAGCTCAGGACCATGGACGACAAGGTGCTATTGGGCGATGATTTCCCCAACGGAGGTGATTCACCTTCGCTCACCCCGGCCTACGCAGGCTACACGGAGCACAGCTTCTGCCTGCCTCCGGGTCCCGCCCAGATCGCGAACAAGTCCTGCGACATCTTCAATTACACCATGAACAGCTACGTCTATTGCCGCGATGTGGCGGGAGCGACGAGCTACCAGTTCGAGTTCTCCGATCCCGACGCCGGCTTCATCCGCCGGATCGCTGTGAACACCAACAAGGTGCGCTTCAACCAGATGAACACCAGCCCGCTGACACCCGGTGTAAAGTACTTCGTCCGGGCACGTACCAACGACGCCGGACCCATGGCCAGCGCACACTTCAGCACGGGCTGCGAGGTGGGCATGAGCGTACCTTTCTCGGTGACCTGCTCGGAGCTGATCAGCGCGCCCACCTACGGGCATTCCTGCAACGAGAGCCGCGCCTTCAACACCAACAACAGCTTCATCTACGCCACGCCGGTGGTGGGTGCGACGGAATACCAGTTCCGCATCTCCATACCCGGAGAAGGCTACGATGAGACCTTCATCCGCAGCACCTACATCCTGCAACTAAAGTGGAACAACCATCCTCCGATGGTGAACGGCTCCACCTACAATGTGCAGGTGAACGTGAAAGTGGGCACGCTGTACAGTGGTTTCTGCGGGGACGTCTGTACCATCACCATCGACAACAGCGGCAACCGTCCCGAAGCCGGCATGGCGCAGACCGCGGGAACAGCCACGATGTGGCCGAACCCTGTGCGTGAGGGACAGGTGAACCTGACCATCGACGGCATCCGGGATGCGGAGCAGAACATCACCGTGGACATCCAGGACATCTATGGCAAGCAGGTCTTCGCCAAGGAGTTCGGGAACAGCGGTGAGCACTTTACCACCATTCTCGATCTGCCGGGCGACATCGCCAGCGGGGTCTACATGGTCAACATCGTAGTGAACGGACAACATTCCGTGCAGCGGTTGAGCATCATCAAGTAA
- a CDS encoding lysophospholipid acyltransferase family protein: MGTLGYYLILPLIYGISLLPFRALYLLSDVLEFVLFRIIGYRLKVVRENLRNSFPEKSPEELSLIERKFRRWFCDLMLETVKTLTIPTATLERRITVEGTEFLKRYFDAGTSVILVMGHWGNWELGGARFSQLPYHRLNVIYHPLANKHFDGLFIRMRTRLGNGLYPMKETVKCMLRDRHQVTATAFIADQTPAPEHAYWTTFLNQATPVFWGTEKIAQKLDRPIIYLGIDRPKRGHYVMRFEPLVADPKNTSEGLITELHTKRLEQDIHTRPEIWLWTHRRWKHRPPASMPFRPA, encoded by the coding sequence ATGGGCACCCTTGGTTACTACTTGATCCTTCCGTTGATCTACGGCATCTCGCTGCTGCCCTTCCGTGCCCTGTACCTCCTGAGCGACGTGTTGGAGTTCGTGTTGTTCCGGATCATCGGTTACCGCCTGAAGGTGGTGCGCGAGAACCTGCGGAACAGCTTCCCGGAAAAGTCACCGGAGGAATTGTCGCTGATCGAACGGAAATTCCGCCGTTGGTTCTGCGATTTGATGCTCGAGACGGTCAAAACCCTCACTATTCCGACCGCGACACTGGAGCGACGCATCACGGTGGAAGGGACGGAATTTCTGAAGCGGTATTTCGATGCGGGCACGAGCGTGATCCTCGTGATGGGGCACTGGGGCAACTGGGAGCTCGGGGGGGCACGTTTCAGCCAACTGCCCTATCACCGGTTGAACGTGATCTACCACCCGCTTGCGAACAAGCACTTCGACGGCCTGTTCATCCGGATGCGCACCCGCTTGGGCAATGGACTTTACCCCATGAAAGAGACGGTGAAGTGCATGCTCCGCGACCGGCACCAAGTGACGGCCACGGCTTTTATCGCGGACCAGACACCTGCTCCGGAACATGCCTACTGGACCACCTTCCTCAACCAGGCCACACCCGTTTTTTGGGGCACGGAGAAGATCGCGCAAAAACTCGACCGGCCCATCATCTACTTAGGCATCGACCGGCCGAAGAGAGGGCATTACGTAATGCGGTTCGAACCGCTCGTGGCAGACCCGAAGAACACTTCGGAGGGCCTCATCACCGAATTGCACACCAAACGATTGGAGCAGGACATCCACACGCGCCCGGAGATCTGGCTTTGGACGCACCGCCGGTGGAAGCACAGGCCTCCGGCATCAATGCCATTCCGCCCGGCGTAA